Within Flavobacterium pisciphilum, the genomic segment GTTTTATTGCAAAGGGAACTATGCGATCTTATTATCTTGACAAAAACAGTCAAGAACACACCCTACAACTGGGTATTGAAAATTGGTGGATCAATGATTTATATAGCTTCCTAACTGAGAAACCGTCACGTATGTATGTTCAAGCTATTGAAGCTAGTGTTGTTTTACAAATAAACAACCGATCACTCGAAGTACTATATGAGCAAATCCCTGGACTCTCTACCTTTTTTCGTTTAAAAATTCAAGCTGCTTATATCGCCCTACAAGAGCGCACTATTGAAAACATGAGTGAAGATGCTTATGAGCGTTATCAAAATTTCCTAACTCAATATCGCGAAATGGAACAACGTGTTCCACAATATATGGTAGCTTCTTATTTGGGTATTACTCCCGAATTCTTGAGTTATTTGCGCAATAAACATCGAAAAAGCATTTCTTAAGTTACCTTAAGTTTTATCTTCATACTCTCCTCTAGTTTTGCTCTTATAATTTATAATCAAAACCAGATGGCTTATTCCTTTCCTTTAATTTTCATTGCTCTTTTATGCAGTTATATTGTTGGTGCTCAAAAAATAGCATATCAACCTGAATTCATCACTGGGGATCGATCTGTTAACTATACACATAATGCCAGTTATTCCTTCAACGATTATTTCAAGTTAAGTAACCTGACGTTATTTGACACAGATTACAACAATGATAAAGACAATATTTTCTTTATCCGAAATACCCTTTCTTACAAGCTATCCGATTATATAGTTTTCAACGCCGCTATGGGTGTAAAGAATCCAGGGAAATTCACACATGCATCTGCACAATTCCAACTTATTAGAACTGATTTTTCTCTGATTTATCTATTGGGTACAACATACCAAGCTGGGTATACTGTGGAGCAATCGCTCAACATACAATACACTCCCCAACTTACTGATAAAATACAACTTTACATCAAAGCAGTAGCGGTTGCCAACATCAATAAACATGAATACCAACGAGGGTTTCAATGGTTTCGATTTGGAATGTCCCAACAAAAAATGACTTATGGACTAGCCCTCAACCTCGATCAATTTCACAACAGCACAAAAACCTTAAAAAATGCTGGTCTATTTATAAAATTCAACAATTAATCTTTAACAACTTTTACAATGAAAAAAAATCAAAACATCGGCCTATTAATTCTTCGTATAACTATTGCTTTTCCAATGTTTATATACGGGATAAGTAAATTATTTAATGGAATATCCTTTATTCAAAATGTACTTGAAGACAAAGGTTTACCTATCTTTTTGAGCTACGGAGTTTATGTTGGAGAAATTATCGCTCCTTTGCTTATGATAATCGGATTTAGAACCCGCTTGGCAGCTGTATTTTTTTCAATCAATTGCCTAACAGCAATTTTTTTAACTCAAACTGCTTTTATTTTCCAATTAAATGAAAATGGTGGTTGGGCATTAGAACTATTGGGGATTTATTTATTTGGTGCAATTGGAATTTACTTTACTGGTGCAGGAAAAATAGCTCTATCTTCTAAAAGCAAATGGGACTGATTTCTAAAGACTGAGATGTTTCAATCCTAAATCGCATAAAAAATACAGCTGTATAAACTTCAGCTGTATTTTTATCTTAATCCAATTCGTTCAGCAGTTCCTGAACATCATCATACCCTTCATAATCTTGAGAAATAGTTTCTAAGATTCCTTTACAGGCAGTATAGTCTTTCTGTTTTAGTTTCAATAGTGCAAGGTTCCACAGCGCTTTATCTTTATACACTGGTGCTCCCGATTTTAATTCGTTAAAAACCATTTCAGCCTTCTTAAGCTGATTATCTTCCAACAAGGAAACGCCATAAAAATATTGAATTTCGGGTGTTTTGGTTTCTTTAAGAATTTCTTCAAAAAGCGGAATTGCTTCTTTATATTTTCTAGCATTAAATGCTACTTCGGCTTCTTTTAAAGTTACATTTGTATCTCCTCTTTCAGTAAAAGAGGCCTGCTCTGGATGATTAAAGTCCTCAAAAACAGGATTTATATCATAATTAAAAAAGAACAACCCTATTAACACAGCTACTGAGGCTGCTACTGCATAATACCAAGGTTTTAAAGATACCGCTTTATTCTTTTTATGCTTTTTATCAAAATGAGCATCAGAAATATGTCTCAAGTTTTTCTTAAAAGCAGCTCTCTCTTGCTCATATCCAAATTTGGTTTCTAAATGAAGGTTTACATTTTTGAAAGTCTCAAATGAAGAAGCAAATTCTGGATCTTCAGACAACTGTTTTTCAAAACCATTTCTTTCCTCAGCAGTCATTTCTCCCTGAAGATATTGATCGAATAATATATGGCGTTCTTCGTTCATGGCTACTTGTTTTTTAGAGTTTTAAAATTTTTCGTTTCCTGAATCCACTCTGTTAATTGACCGATGCATAGCGATTTCTTTTTACGAACATAACCATAAGTCACATTCATTTTTGCAGCCACTTCCTCCATCGATTTAATTGTAAAGCTCAGCTTTAATAATTCTTGACATTTATCTCCAAGCTTTTGAAACATCGTATCAAAAAGGTGTTGTTTTTCTTCAAACGCTTCTGTTTGATCAACCAACTCATGTGCAGATTCATTCATAGATGCTACATCTTCATTAATTGTTACCCCTTTATTTGATGTTTTTTTCAATTCATTTAACCATTTCCTTTTGCATAACAAAAAGAAGTAAGCATCAAAAGGGCAAGTTAACTCTAGCGACTTGGCTTTGGCTTGATTAAATAATAAAATCATTATTTCCTGAACCACATCTTGCGCCTGATCCTTGTCTCCAGAATTATTCATTATAAATGAAACCACTTTGGGAACAAACTTTTTATAGATCGATTGAATTACAGCCGAATCATTTGCAGCAAGCCCTTCGATATACATTTGATCTGGGTGGATTTTGGATTGGCTCATAAAATGATTTTTTAATTAGCTAAAGTAAAAAAAATCTAAAAACAAATTTCAAATAAGGGGGTAACAATTATAAAATCAGATTGATATACAAAAAACAGGCATCTTT encodes:
- a CDS encoding DoxX family protein, producing the protein MKKNQNIGLLILRITIAFPMFIYGISKLFNGISFIQNVLEDKGLPIFLSYGVYVGEIIAPLLMIIGFRTRLAAVFFSINCLTAIFLTQTAFIFQLNENGGWALELLGIYLFGAIGIYFTGAGKIALSSKSKWD
- a CDS encoding RNA polymerase sigma factor, producing MSQSKIHPDQMYIEGLAANDSAVIQSIYKKFVPKVVSFIMNNSGDKDQAQDVVQEIMILLFNQAKAKSLELTCPFDAYFFLLCKRKWLNELKKTSNKGVTINEDVASMNESAHELVDQTEAFEEKQHLFDTMFQKLGDKCQELLKLSFTIKSMEEVAAKMNVTYGYVRKKKSLCIGQLTEWIQETKNFKTLKNK
- a CDS encoding tetratricopeptide repeat protein; the protein is MNEERHILFDQYLQGEMTAEERNGFEKQLSEDPEFASSFETFKNVNLHLETKFGYEQERAAFKKNLRHISDAHFDKKHKKNKAVSLKPWYYAVAASVAVLIGLFFFNYDINPVFEDFNHPEQASFTERGDTNVTLKEAEVAFNARKYKEAIPLFEEILKETKTPEIQYFYGVSLLEDNQLKKAEMVFNELKSGAPVYKDKALWNLALLKLKQKDYTACKGILETISQDYEGYDDVQELLNELD
- a CDS encoding Crp/Fnr family transcriptional regulator, whose amino-acid sequence is MISDRHISTFILHLEEVIPLTEKDKILLSNHLELVKLKKKENLLEPGQVSRHLRFIAKGTMRSYYLDKNSQEHTLQLGIENWWINDLYSFLTEKPSRMYVQAIEASVVLQINNRSLEVLYEQIPGLSTFFRLKIQAAYIALQERTIENMSEDAYERYQNFLTQYREMEQRVPQYMVASYLGITPEFLSYLRNKHRKSIS